A genome region from Microbacterium terricola includes the following:
- a CDS encoding 16S rRNA (uracil(1498)-N(3))-methyltransferase translates to MALHFVVDDAATAQPGERIALTGAEAHHAAAVRRVRVGETVTLGDGRGVRLTGECVSVTPREVVVEVVARALDEPLRPRLVLVQALAKGDRDELAIQAATELGADEIVPWQAARSVSRWDAAKAAKGRARWQSITREAAKQAHRAWIPEVAELHTTTMLTARAAASRLLVLEPTADVALSALPLAPEDERDIVLVVGPEGGIDDRELTALAGAGATAVRLGATVLRTSTAGPAALAVISTALGRW, encoded by the coding sequence ATGGCGCTGCACTTCGTCGTGGACGATGCCGCGACCGCCCAGCCGGGAGAGCGCATCGCACTGACCGGCGCCGAGGCGCACCACGCCGCCGCGGTGCGCCGTGTACGGGTGGGCGAGACGGTGACGCTCGGCGACGGCCGCGGCGTCCGGCTGACGGGGGAGTGCGTGTCGGTCACGCCCCGCGAAGTGGTGGTCGAGGTCGTCGCGCGCGCGCTCGACGAGCCGCTGCGCCCCCGGCTCGTGCTGGTGCAGGCGCTCGCGAAGGGAGACCGCGACGAGCTCGCGATCCAGGCGGCGACCGAGCTCGGCGCCGACGAGATCGTGCCGTGGCAGGCTGCGCGCAGCGTCTCGCGGTGGGATGCCGCGAAGGCGGCCAAGGGCCGTGCGCGCTGGCAGAGCATCACTAGGGAGGCCGCCAAGCAGGCCCACCGTGCCTGGATCCCCGAGGTCGCCGAGCTGCACACCACGACGATGCTGACCGCGCGGGCCGCAGCATCCCGTCTGCTGGTGCTCGAGCCGACCGCCGACGTGGCGCTCAGCGCGCTGCCGTTGGCACCGGAGGACGAGCGCGACATCGTCCTGGTGGTGGGCCCGGAGGGCGGGATCGACGACCGCGAGCTGACTGCTCTGGCCGGCGCCGGCGCCACCGCCGTGCGCCTGGGTGCGACCGTGCTGCGCACCTCCACAGCCGGCCCCGCCGCCCTCGCGGTGATCAGCACCGCTCTGGGCCGGTGGTGA
- a CDS encoding DUF1990 family protein, with translation MRRGTFTDDTVDYAAVGATQAPDLMQYPPERSIPAQESWRIGSGESRFHSAGEALLSWAALRGAGLTLGEIRPAAGPMYSGVSFDAEGNPVAPSRNEADQRFDSDGTPYVAAGTTVRVSGRVAGMRADGELRVIFAVEEGRRIGFALGTVGGSVVSGEESFMLEWRDNDEVWFTVRAFDAPAAWTYRLVKSLIRRRRRELFQRYLRAISPLYATPA, from the coding sequence ATGCGTCGCGGCACCTTCACAGACGACACGGTCGACTACGCCGCCGTCGGAGCAACCCAGGCGCCCGACCTCATGCAGTATCCGCCGGAGCGCAGCATCCCCGCGCAGGAGTCCTGGCGGATCGGCAGCGGCGAGTCGCGGTTCCACTCGGCCGGCGAGGCCCTGCTCTCGTGGGCGGCACTGCGGGGAGCCGGCCTCACGCTCGGCGAGATCCGGCCCGCGGCCGGCCCGATGTACTCCGGCGTCAGCTTCGACGCCGAGGGAAACCCGGTCGCTCCGAGCCGCAACGAGGCCGACCAGCGGTTCGACTCGGACGGCACGCCGTACGTCGCCGCAGGCACCACGGTCCGCGTGTCCGGGCGGGTCGCCGGGATGCGGGCCGACGGCGAGCTGCGCGTGATCTTCGCGGTCGAGGAGGGCAGGCGGATCGGCTTCGCACTCGGCACGGTGGGCGGTTCCGTGGTGTCCGGCGAGGAGTCGTTCATGCTCGAATGGCGCGACAACGACGAGGTCTGGTTCACCGTCCGCGCCTTCGACGCCCCGGCCGCATGGACGTACCGGCTCGTGAAATCGCTGATCCGCCGTCGCCGCCGCGAGCTGTTCCAGCGCTATCTGCGCGCGATCTCGCCGCTGTACGCGACGCCCGCGTGA
- the dnaJ gene encoding molecular chaperone DnaJ: MADHYEVLGVSREATPDEIKKAYRRLARELHPDVNPGEDASERFKLVTHAYDVLSDPEQRANYDRGGDSPFGGAGGFGGFGDIFETFFGGAGGQRNGRPRSRRERGQDALVRVTLDLKDVVFGVHRDLEVDTAVLCETCDGSCTQPGTSPVTCDICHGTGHVQRQVRSLLGNVVTSQPCGSCQGYGTTIPYPCATCQGQGRVRARRTVSLDIPGGVETGLRLQLPGSGEVGPAGGPNGDLYIEVTVTPDPVFSREGDDLLATLEVSMSDAILGTETTIESLDGPVDLEVRAGVQAGDVLTIKGRGITPLRGTQRGDLRVGVHVVTPTRLDAKERALIEDFAKRTKAPAPQLAEFHQGLFAKLRDRFRNA; encoded by the coding sequence GTGGCTGACCACTACGAAGTTCTCGGGGTCTCGCGTGAGGCGACCCCCGATGAGATCAAGAAGGCGTACCGCCGGCTCGCCCGCGAGCTGCACCCGGACGTGAACCCTGGGGAGGACGCGTCAGAGCGCTTCAAGCTCGTCACGCACGCGTACGACGTGCTGAGCGACCCGGAGCAGCGCGCGAACTACGACAGGGGCGGCGACTCGCCGTTCGGCGGCGCCGGCGGATTCGGCGGCTTCGGCGACATCTTCGAGACCTTCTTCGGCGGAGCCGGCGGGCAGCGGAACGGGCGGCCCCGGTCGCGCCGCGAGCGGGGACAGGACGCCCTCGTGCGGGTCACGCTCGACCTGAAGGACGTCGTCTTCGGGGTGCACCGCGACCTGGAGGTCGACACGGCCGTGCTCTGCGAGACGTGCGACGGCTCGTGCACGCAGCCGGGCACCTCGCCCGTCACCTGCGACATCTGCCACGGCACCGGTCACGTGCAGCGCCAGGTGCGCAGCCTCCTCGGCAACGTGGTGACCAGCCAGCCGTGCGGGTCGTGCCAGGGCTACGGCACCACCATCCCTTACCCGTGCGCGACCTGCCAGGGCCAGGGTCGCGTCCGGGCGCGCCGCACCGTGTCGCTCGACATCCCCGGCGGCGTCGAGACCGGCCTGCGGCTCCAGCTGCCGGGCTCCGGCGAGGTCGGCCCGGCCGGCGGACCCAACGGCGATCTGTACATCGAGGTCACCGTCACTCCCGATCCGGTGTTCAGCCGCGAGGGCGACGACCTGCTGGCCACGCTCGAGGTGTCGATGTCCGACGCGATCCTCGGCACCGAGACCACCATCGAGTCGCTGGACGGACCGGTCGACCTCGAGGTGCGCGCCGGCGTCCAGGCGGGCGATGTGCTCACCATCAAGGGCCGCGGCATCACGCCGCTGCGCGGCACCCAGCGCGGCGACCTGCGCGTCGGCGTGCACGTGGTGACCCCGACGCGCCTGGACGCGAAGGAGCGCGCGCTCATCGAGGACTTCGCCAAGCGCACCAAGGCCCCCGCGCCGCAGCTGGCCGAGTTCCATCAGGGCCTGTTCGCGAAGCTCCGCGACCGCTTCCGGAACGCCTGA
- the lepA gene encoding translation elongation factor 4 encodes MSPRALKPLEPSATPPELIRNFCIIAHIDHGKSTLADRMLQITGVVSDRDMRAQYLDRMDIERERGITIKSQAVRMPWSTPEGTFALNMIDTPGHVDFTYEVSRSLAACEGAILLVDAAQGIEAQTLANLYLALENDLQIIPVLNKIDLPAADPEKYAKELAGLIGGKPEDVLRVSGKTGMGVEELLDHVVSQIPAPKGDPDAPSRAMIFDSVYDAYRGVITYVRMIDGALKPRERIQMMSTRATHELLEIGVSSPEPNPTKGLGVGEVGYLITGVKDVRQSKVGDTVTNAAKPSDRALPGYTDPKPMVFSGLYPIDGSDYPVLREALDKLKLSDASLNYEPETSVALGFGFRCGFLGLLHLEIVTERLEREFGLDLISTAPSVTYEVVTDDKKSFTVTNPSEFPSGTKIASVTEPMVKAAILAPKDYVGTIMELCQSRRGTLLGMEYLGEDRVEIRYSMPLGEIVFDFFDHLKSKTAGYASLDYEPSGDQEADLVKVDILLQGEPVDAFSAIVHREKAYAYGVLMTERLKKLIPRQQFEVPIQAAIGARIIARESIRAMRKDVLAKCYGGDISRKRKLLEKQKEGKKRMKMVGRVEVPQEAFIAALSGDVETKDKK; translated from the coding sequence ATGTCACCGCGCGCCCTGAAGCCTCTCGAGCCGTCCGCCACCCCTCCTGAGCTGATCCGCAACTTCTGCATCATCGCCCACATCGACCACGGCAAGTCCACGCTGGCCGATCGGATGCTGCAGATCACCGGCGTGGTCTCCGACCGCGATATGCGGGCCCAGTACCTGGACCGCATGGACATCGAGCGCGAGCGCGGCATCACGATCAAGTCGCAGGCCGTGCGGATGCCGTGGTCGACACCCGAGGGCACGTTCGCCCTGAACATGATCGACACCCCCGGTCACGTCGACTTCACCTACGAGGTGAGCCGCTCCCTCGCCGCCTGCGAGGGCGCGATCCTGCTCGTGGACGCCGCACAGGGCATCGAGGCGCAGACCCTCGCCAACCTGTACCTCGCGCTGGAGAACGATCTGCAGATCATCCCGGTGCTCAACAAGATCGACCTCCCCGCGGCCGACCCCGAGAAGTACGCCAAGGAACTGGCCGGACTCATCGGCGGGAAGCCGGAGGACGTGCTGCGCGTCAGCGGCAAGACCGGCATGGGCGTGGAGGAGCTCCTCGATCACGTCGTCAGCCAGATCCCTGCGCCGAAGGGCGACCCCGACGCGCCGTCGCGCGCGATGATCTTCGACTCGGTCTACGACGCGTACCGCGGCGTCATCACCTACGTGCGCATGATCGACGGGGCGCTGAAGCCGCGCGAGCGCATCCAGATGATGTCGACCAGGGCGACCCACGAGCTGCTCGAGATCGGCGTCTCGTCGCCGGAGCCGAACCCGACCAAGGGACTCGGCGTCGGCGAGGTCGGCTACCTGATCACCGGCGTGAAGGACGTGCGCCAGTCGAAGGTCGGCGACACGGTGACCAACGCCGCCAAGCCGTCCGATCGCGCGCTCCCCGGATACACCGACCCGAAGCCGATGGTCTTCTCCGGTCTGTACCCGATCGACGGCAGCGACTACCCCGTCCTGCGCGAGGCGCTCGACAAGCTCAAGCTCTCCGACGCGTCGCTCAACTACGAGCCGGAGACCTCGGTGGCGCTCGGCTTCGGGTTCCGCTGCGGGTTCCTCGGACTGCTCCACCTCGAGATCGTCACCGAGCGCCTCGAGCGCGAGTTCGGCCTCGACCTCATCTCGACCGCCCCGTCGGTCACGTACGAAGTGGTCACCGACGACAAGAAGTCCTTCACGGTCACGAACCCGAGCGAGTTCCCCTCCGGCACCAAGATCGCCAGCGTGACCGAGCCGATGGTCAAGGCGGCGATCCTCGCCCCGAAGGACTACGTGGGCACGATCATGGAGCTGTGCCAGTCGCGCCGCGGCACGCTCCTCGGCATGGAGTACCTGGGCGAGGACCGCGTCGAGATCCGGTACAGCATGCCGCTCGGCGAGATCGTCTTCGACTTCTTCGACCACCTCAAGTCGAAGACCGCCGGGTACGCCTCGCTCGACTACGAGCCGAGCGGCGACCAGGAGGCCGACCTGGTCAAGGTCGACATCCTCCTCCAGGGCGAGCCGGTGGATGCGTTCAGCGCCATCGTGCACCGCGAGAAGGCCTACGCGTACGGCGTCCTGATGACCGAGCGGCTGAAGAAGCTGATCCCGCGGCAGCAGTTCGAGGTGCCGATCCAGGCGGCGATCGGCGCCCGCATCATCGCGCGCGAGTCGATCCGCGCGATGCGCAAGGACGTGCTCGCCAAGTGCTACGGCGGCGACATCTCGCGCAAGCGGAAGCTCCTGGAGAAGCAGAAGGAGGGCAAGAAGCGGATGAAGATGGTCGGCCGCGTCGAGGTCCCCCAGGAGGCGTTCATCGCCGCGCTCTCCGGCGATGTCGAGACCAAGGACAAGAAGTAG
- the hemW gene encoding radical SAM family heme chaperone HemW, with the protein MGAALPDGEPAPADGALPDDIAVPADAPFSVYLHVPFCRVRCGYCDFNTYTATELRGARQDAYADTLLQEVELAAAVLADAGPLRPAGTVFFGGGTPTLLPAGDLGRMLAGVRGTFGLADDAEITVEANPDTVTDAVVAELAAAGVTRMSIGMQSAVPHVLAALDRTHDPDNVATAVSAARSAGLDVSVDLIYGAPGESLEDWRRSLETAVSLVPDHISAYALIIEEGTKLARQISRGEVPAPDDDLQADMYELADELLGAAGFDWYEVSNWARDDTHRSRHNLAYWQGADWWGFGPGAHSHIQGLRFWNVKHPAAYAQRLAAGQSPAAARERPDAASRRLEDVLLRSRIRDGLEIAAVAPDRRSAVAGLIADGLIDAAAAFAGRVVLTLRGRLLADAVVRALTE; encoded by the coding sequence ATGGGCGCGGCGCTACCAGACGGCGAGCCGGCCCCCGCGGACGGCGCGCTGCCCGACGACATCGCGGTGCCGGCCGATGCCCCGTTCTCGGTCTACCTCCACGTGCCGTTCTGCCGCGTCCGGTGCGGCTACTGCGACTTCAACACCTACACCGCGACCGAGCTCCGGGGCGCCCGCCAGGACGCGTACGCCGACACGCTCCTGCAGGAGGTGGAGCTGGCCGCCGCGGTCCTGGCCGACGCCGGCCCACTCCGGCCCGCGGGCACGGTCTTCTTCGGCGGCGGCACCCCGACGCTCCTGCCCGCGGGGGACCTGGGCAGGATGCTGGCGGGCGTGCGCGGCACATTCGGGCTCGCGGACGACGCGGAGATCACCGTCGAGGCGAACCCCGACACCGTGACCGACGCGGTCGTGGCCGAACTCGCCGCGGCCGGGGTGACCCGCATGTCGATCGGGATGCAGTCGGCCGTGCCGCACGTGCTCGCCGCGCTCGACCGCACCCACGACCCGGACAACGTCGCCACCGCGGTGTCGGCCGCGCGGTCCGCGGGTCTCGACGTGAGCGTCGACCTCATCTACGGCGCGCCGGGGGAGTCGCTGGAGGACTGGCGCCGCAGCCTCGAGACGGCGGTGTCGCTCGTCCCCGATCACATCTCCGCCTATGCGCTCATCATCGAGGAGGGCACGAAGCTCGCCCGTCAGATCAGCCGGGGCGAGGTGCCCGCACCCGACGACGACCTCCAGGCCGACATGTACGAGCTCGCGGACGAGCTGCTGGGCGCCGCCGGCTTCGACTGGTACGAGGTGTCCAACTGGGCCAGGGACGACACGCACCGCTCCCGACACAACCTGGCCTACTGGCAGGGCGCCGACTGGTGGGGGTTCGGTCCTGGGGCGCACAGCCACATCCAGGGCCTCCGGTTCTGGAACGTCAAGCACCCCGCCGCCTACGCGCAGCGGCTCGCCGCGGGCCAGTCGCCCGCTGCGGCACGGGAACGACCGGATGCGGCGTCGCGCCGGCTCGAGGATGTGCTGCTGCGCTCGCGCATCCGCGACGGCCTGGAGATCGCCGCCGTCGCGCCCGATCGCCGCAGCGCGGTGGCCGGCCTGATCGCCGACGGACTGATCGACGCGGCCGCCGCCTTCGCCGGGCGCGTCGTGCTCACCCTGCGGGGACGTCTGCTCGCGGACGCCGTCGTCAGGGCACTCACCGAGTGA
- the hrcA gene encoding heat-inducible transcriptional repressor HrcA gives MVTERGLQVLRAIVQDYVDTREPVGSKSIVDRHAFGVSAATIRNDMAALEDEELIAAPHTSSGRVPTDKGYRVFVDHLAQLRPLSPAQRAAISSFLERPGDLDDVLVRTVRALTQLTGQVAIVQYPSFARAHVSHVELVQLGGGRMLVVLVTDTGRVSQRIAFVRVEFDDDALARVRAGIAGLIVGKSVREGAQLVLEHLAVVATQPTEEDTAIAAIAAVVAEELEDFRQDRLVMAGAANLARREADFRGSIYPLLEAIEEQVTVLRLMSEMTADEQGLAASIGRENEAFGLSEASFVASDYDATGSRARVGVMGPTRMDYPTNLAAVRAVARYLTRMLEDDDAAR, from the coding sequence ATGGTCACCGAACGCGGTCTGCAGGTGCTGCGAGCGATCGTGCAGGACTACGTCGACACCCGCGAGCCGGTGGGCAGCAAGTCGATCGTCGACCGCCACGCCTTCGGCGTCTCGGCCGCGACGATCCGCAACGACATGGCCGCCCTCGAGGACGAAGAGCTCATCGCCGCACCCCACACGTCGTCTGGTCGCGTGCCCACCGACAAGGGCTACCGCGTGTTCGTCGACCACCTGGCGCAGCTGCGTCCGCTCAGCCCCGCTCAGCGGGCCGCGATCTCGTCGTTCCTCGAGCGTCCGGGCGACCTCGACGACGTGCTGGTGCGCACCGTGCGGGCGCTCACCCAGCTCACCGGCCAGGTGGCGATCGTGCAGTACCCGTCGTTCGCGCGCGCGCACGTCTCGCACGTCGAGCTGGTGCAGCTGGGCGGCGGACGGATGCTGGTGGTCCTGGTCACCGACACGGGGCGGGTTTCGCAGCGCATCGCCTTCGTGCGCGTGGAGTTCGACGACGACGCCCTCGCCCGCGTGCGCGCGGGCATCGCCGGACTGATTGTCGGCAAGTCGGTGCGCGAGGGCGCCCAGCTGGTGCTGGAGCACCTCGCCGTGGTCGCGACGCAGCCGACCGAGGAGGACACCGCGATCGCGGCGATCGCCGCGGTCGTCGCAGAGGAGCTCGAGGATTTCCGCCAGGATCGCCTCGTGATGGCCGGCGCCGCCAACCTGGCCAGGCGCGAGGCCGACTTCCGCGGCAGCATCTACCCGCTGCTCGAGGCCATCGAGGAGCAGGTCACCGTCCTGCGGCTGATGAGCGAGATGACCGCGGACGAGCAGGGTCTCGCTGCGAGCATCGGCCGCGAGAACGAGGCGTTCGGACTCTCGGAGGCCTCCTTCGTGGCGAGCGACTACGACGCGACCGGGTCGCGGGCCCGCGTGGGCGTCATGGGCCCGACCCGGATGGACTATCCCACCAATCTCGCGGCGGTCAGAGCCGTCGCGCGCTATCTCACCCGGATGCTCGAAGACGACGACGCCGCGCGCTGA